The following coding sequences lie in one Cucurbita pepo subsp. pepo cultivar mu-cu-16 chromosome LG13, ASM280686v2, whole genome shotgun sequence genomic window:
- the LOC111808724 gene encoding uncharacterized protein LOC111808724, whose protein sequence is MEDPSSNKRLRVDSVDSESDSPEVKRLKDDLLDLLDDADPDPVVQDLDSVIQSFADEISPVSSPPPLPAAPGESLPELGYLLLASDDELGLPPSDASTSQGGESEVAELTRASSESSGMGEIWGFEDAIPSFELEEGERFYSDSEYVAFDGLFEHSDVYSVFS, encoded by the coding sequence ATGGAGGATCCTTCCTCAAACAAACGCCTCCGAGTCGACTCAGTCGACTCGGAATCCGACTCTCCGGAGGTCAAGCGTCTTAAAGACGATCTCCTCGACCTCCTCGACGACGCCGATCCCGATCCCGTCGTTCAGGATCTCGATTCCGTCATCCAGAGTTTCGCCGACGAGATCTCCCCGGTTTCTTCTCCGCCGCCGTTGCCGGCGGCTCCCGGTGAGTCGTTGCCGGAGCTCGGGTACCTTCTCTTAGCCTCCGACGATGAACTCGGTCTCCCACCTTCCGACGCCTCCACCAGTCAAGGCGGTGAGTCGGAGGTCGCCGAACTGACACGTGCGTCGTCGGAGTCGTCCGGGATGGGAGAGATTTGGGGATTTGAAGATGCGATTCCGAGCTTCGAGCTGGAGGAAGGAGAGAGATTCTACAGTGACAGTGAATATGTGGCGTTCGATGGACTGTTTGAACATTCCGATGTGTACTCCGTTTTCTCGTGA
- the LOC111808870 gene encoding protein NRT1/ PTR FAMILY 3.1: MEEQQSTRNHVERKKGGLITMPFIFANEICEKIAVVGFNTNMISYLTKQLHMPLTKGANTITNFNGTASLTPLIGAFIADSYVGRFWTITVASILYQIGMISLTTSAVVPGLKPPPCKGGEICEEASGKQLGILYFSLLLTALGSGGIRPCVVSFGADQFDESDPKQGKKTYKYFNWYYFAMGASMLVAVTVLVYVQDNIGWGWGFGIPTIAMFLSIITFVLGYSIYRHLDPSGSPFTRLLQVSVAAFRKRKLEMVPNSTLLYQNHDIDDPISRDGKLLHTNHMRFLDKAAVVTEQDKVKLGEKPNLWNLNTVHRVEELKSVIRMGPIWASGIILITAYSQQYTFSLQQGTTMDRRLTDSFKIPAGSMSVFTLLTMLITIALYDRIFIPIARRFTGLDRGITFLKRMGIGLVISIFATLVAGFVERKRKHVALIHGLQDHPSSTIPISIFWLVPQYSLHGMAEAFMSIGHLEFFYDQSPESMRSTAMALFWTSISAGNYLSTLLVTLVHKYTAGPNGYNWLRNDNINKGKLENFYWLVTLLQVFNLVYYIVCAKMYTFKPLEVQRKVVDSSKVDEVQLVNPV; encoded by the exons ATGGAGGAGCAGCAGAGCACTAGAAACCATGTGGAAAGGAAGAAGGGCGGCCTTATTACTATGCCCTTCATCTTCG CTAATGAGATCTGCGAGAAGATTGCTGTGGTTGGTTTTAATACCAACATGATTAGCTACTTGACCAAGCAGCTCCATATGCCATTAACCAAAGGAGCCAATACCATCACCAACTTCAATGGAACTGCCAGCTTGACGCCCCTCATCGGAGCCTTCATCGCCGACTCATACGTCGGCCGCTTCTGGACCATCACTGTCGCCTCTATCCTCTACCAGATT GGAATGATAAGCCTGACGACGTCGGCGGTGGTGCCTGGACTGAAGCCGCCGCCGTGCAAGGGCGGAGAAATCTGCGAAGAAGCCAGCGGCAAGCAGTTGGGAATACTATACTTTTCTCTGCTGCTAACGGCGCTGGGGTCAGGGGGGATCCGGCCGTGCGTGGTGTCGTTTGGGGCAGACCAGTTCGATGAGTCGGATCCAAAGCAGGGGAAGAAGACGTACAAATACTTCAATTGGTATTATTTCGCGATGGGGGCTTCGATGCTGGTGGCGGTGACGGTGCTGGTGTACGTGCAGGACAACATAGGGTGGGGTTGGGGATTTGGAATTCCCACCATCGCTATGTTCCTTTCCATTATCACGTTCGTTTTGGGGTACTCGATTTATAGGCACTTGGACCCCTCTGGCAGCCCCTTTACACGGCTGCTCCAAGTGAGCGTTGCAGCGTTTAGGAAAAGGAAACTCGAAATGGTTCCTAATTCAACCTTGCTTtatcaaaatcatgacatTGATGACCCAATTTCTCGTGATGGCAAGCTTCTCCATACCAATCATATGCG ATTTCTGGACAAAGCAGCCGTAGTAACAGAACAAGACAAGGTGAAATTGGGGGAAAAACCCAATCTTTGGAATCTAAACACAGTCCACCGAGTGGAAGAGCTGAAATCCGTGATCCGAATGGGTCCAATTTGGGCCTCTGGAATCATTCTAATCACAGCCTATTCCCAACAGTACACATTTTCACTCCAACAGGGCACAACCATGGACAGACGACTCACAGATTCCTTCAAAATCCCAGCCGGCTCTATGAGCGTTTTCACTCTCCTCACAATGCTCATAACCATCGCCTTATACGACCGCATCTTCATCCCCATCGCCCGCCGCTTCACAGGCCTCGACCGCGGCATTACCTTCCTCAAGCGCATGGGCATCGGCCTTGTAATCTCAATCTTCGCCACATTGGTAGCCGGCTTCGTTGAGAGAAAGCGCAAGCATGTGGCCTTAATTCACGGCCTTCAAGATCACCCCTCCTCCACCATCCCCATTTCCATCTTCTGGCTTGTCCCCCAATACAGCCTCCATGGCATGGCCGAGGCTTTCATGTCCATTGGCCATCTCGAGTTCTTCTATGATCAGTCCCCTGAGAGCATGAGGAGCACTGCTATGGCTCTGTTTTGGACATCCATTTCGGCTGGGAATTATTTGAGCACCCTTTTGGTTACGTTGGTGCATAAGTACACCGCTGGCCCCAATGGGTACAATTGGCTAAGGAATGATAACATTAATAAGGGGAAGTTGGAAAATTTCTATTGGTTGGTTACCCTTTTGCAGGTTTTTAATCTTGTTTATTACATAGTTTGTGCCAAGATGTATACTTTTAAGCCTTTGGAGGTTCAAAGGAAGGTTGTGGATAGCTCTAAGGTGGATGAAGTTCAACTTGTGAACCCAGTTTAG
- the LOC111808139 gene encoding alpha-xylosidase 1-like: protein MVFSPFISTSPPPTLRTVLPLLCSQSYLSLAPMLPSPPFFPRFLLLSLLILFCNGVHSKPNSEPSSPVSSKIGQGYRLISVQETPDGGLLGRLEVKQPNKIYGPDIPYLQLFVKHETNERLRVHITDAEKQRWEVPYDLLPREQPPVAKQTIGKSTKNSITESEYVGSNLIFSYTSDPFSFRVKRKSNGETLFDSSCSDSDPYSSLVFKDQYLEISTKLPEDSSLYGLGENTQPHGIKLYPNDPYTLYTTDVSAINPNTDLYGSHPVYMELRNGGGKASAHAVLLLNSNGMDVFYRGKSLTYKVIGGVLDFYFFSGPSPLDVVQQYTSLVGKPAPMPYWAFGFHQCRWGYHNLSVVEDVVENYQKARIPLDVIWNDDDHMDGHKDFTLNPVNYPRPKLLAFLDKIHSIGMKYIVIIDPGIAVNSSYGVYQRGIENDVFIKYEGEPYLAQVWPGAVNFPDFLNPKTVSWWGDEIRRFHELVPVDGLWIDMNEASNFCSGLCKIPEGKQCPTGTGPGWLCCLDCKNITKTRWDDPPYKINASGLQAPIGFKTIATSAVHYNGVLEYDAHSIYGFSQSIATHKALLALEGKRPFILSRSTFVGSGKYAAHWTGDNQGTWNDLKYSISTMLNFGIFGVPMVGSDICGFYPAPTEELCNRWIELGAFYPFSRDHANYYSPRQELYQWESVAKSARNALGMRYKLLPYLYTLNYEAHTTGAPIARPLFFSFPDLKECYNVSTQFLVGSSVLVSPVLDKGKTKVDALFPPGTWYSLFDMRQTIVSKQPQYLSLPAPLNVINVHLYQNAILPMQRGGLISKEARKTPFTFIVAFPADQSEGDAKGKLFLDDDEHPEIKLGDGLSTYIELCATVSQGSVKVWSAVQESKFALEKGWIVEKVVVLGLDASKRANSLEINGNAVAGDSNVEFYTSEQSYYEQEEVEEVGGDKRKTVMVEVRGLSLPVGNNFEISWKMG, encoded by the exons ATGGTCTTCAGCCCCTTTATATCAACAAGCCCACCTCCCACCCTTCGAACTGTTCTTCCACTTCTCTGCTCCCAGTCGTACCTTTCACTGGCTCCAATGCTTCCCTCTCCCCCATTTTTCCCtcgctttcttcttctttctcttctgaTTCTCTTCTGCAATGGAGTCCATTCCAAACCCAACTCCGAACCTTCTTCCCCTGTTTCTTCCAAAATTGGACAGGGCTACCGTTTAATCTCTGTTCAAGAAACCCCCGATGGGGGTCTCCTTGGTCGCCTAGAAGTTAAACAGCCCAACAAGATTTATGGCCCCGACATCCCTTACTTGCAGCTCTTTGTCAA GCATGAGACAAACGAACGCTTGAGGGTTCACATCACCGATGCCGAGAAGCAGAGATGGGAGGTTCCATATGATCTCCTACCGAGAGAACAACCGCCGGTGGCGAAGCAGACCATTGGAAAATCAACTAAAAACTCCATTACAGAGTCTGAATACGTCGGTAGTAACCTAATATTCAGCTACACATCAGACCCATTTTCGTTTAgggtgaaaagaaaatcaaacggCGAAACCCTTTTCGATTCGAGCTGTTCTGATTCAGACCCATATAGTAGTTTGGTGTTTAAAGATCAGTATCTGGAGATTTCAACGAAATTGCCAGAAGATAGTTCGCTTTATGGGTTGGGGGAGAACACGCAGCCGCATGGGATTAAACTGTACCCGAATGACCCTTACACTCTGTACACAACGGATGTGTCCGCCATTAATCCGAACACAGACCTTTATGGATCTCATCCAGTGTATATGGAGCTCAGGAATGGAGGCGGGAAGGCGTCGGCTCATGCAGTGCTGCTGCTGAACAGCAATGGGATGGATGTGTTTTACAGAGGAAAGTCTTTGACGTACAAGGTGATTGGAGGGGTTTTGGATTTCTACTTCTTTTCTGGACCTTCACCACTTGATGTTGTTCAACAGTACACTTCCCTCGTTGGAAAACCTGCTCCCATGCCTTACTGGGCCTTTG GATTTCACCAATGTAGATGGGGTTACCATAACCTATCTGTTGTAGAGGATGTTGTGGAGAACTATCAAAAGGCTCGAATCCCTCTCGACGTTATTTGGAACGACGATGATCACATGGATGGACACAAGGATTTCACTCTGAACCCTGTGAATTATCCGCGTCCGAAGCTTCTAGCTTTCCTGGACAAGATACATAGCATTGGAATGAAGTATATTGTGATTATTGACCCTGGGATTGCTGTTAATTCAAGTTATGGTGTGTATCAAAGAGGCATAGAAAATGATGTTTTCATTAAGTACGAGGGTGAACCATACTTGGCTCAAGTTTGGCCTGGCGCTGTGAACTTCCCTGATTTCCTTAATCCCAAAACTGTTTCGTGGTGGGGTGATGAGATCCGGCGCTTCCATGAACTTGTCCCTGTTGATGGTCTATGGATTGATATGAATGAAGCCTCAAATTTCTGTTCTGGATTGTGCAAAATCCCGGAAGGCAAACAATGTCCGACTGGAACGGGACCTGGTTGGCTTTGCTGCCTCGACTGCAAGAACATTACGAAAACAAGATGGGACGATCCACCTTACAAGATAAATGCTTCAGGTTTGCAGGCGCCAATAGGCTTCAAAACAATTGCAACCAGTGCAGTTCATTACAATGGCGTTCTCGAGTACGACGCTCACAGTATCTATGGGTTCTCTCAATCCATTGCGACGCACAAGGCCCTTCTCGCTCTCGAGGGCAAGAGGCCGTTTATCCTTTCCCGTTCCACATTTGTTGGTTCAGGCAAATATGCAGCTCATTGGACTGGGGATAACCAGGGAACATGGAATGATTTGAAGTACTCCATTTCTACCATGCTTAATTTTGGCATATTTGGAGTGCCAATGGTTGGTTCTGATATCTGTGGCTTCTATCCAGCACCCACAGAAGAACTCTGCAACCGTTGGATCGAACTTGGCGCCTTCTATCCATTCTCGAGGGATCACGCCAACTATTATTCCCCAAGACAGGAGCTTTATCAGTGGGAGTCAGTTGCTAAATCTGCTCGAAACGCGCTCGGGATGAGGTATAAGCTCCTGCCTTATCTATATACATTGAACTACGAAGCTCATACAACCGGAGCGCCAATTGCTCGACCGCTTTTCTTCTCATTCCCAGATCTTAAGGAGTGTTATAATGTGAGCACTCAATTCTTGGTTGGGAGCAGTGTTTTGGTATCCCCTGTGCTTGACAAGGGAAAAACAAAGGTCGATGCATTGTTTCCCCCAGGCACTTGGTACAGTTTGTTTGATATGAGGCAAACCATAGTTTCAAAACAACCTCAATATCTCTCTCTTCCTGCACCATTGAATGTTATTAATGTGCATTTGTATCAAAACGCCATTCTACCGATGCAACGAGGTGGATTGATTTCAAAGGAAGCTCGAAAAACTCCCTTCACCTTCATCGTGGCCTTCCCTGCCGATCAAAGTGAAGGAGATGCCAAGGGAAAGCTATTCCTCGACGACGACGAGCATCCCGAGATTAAGCTTGGGGATGGTCTATCTACTTATATTGAACTTTGTGCAACTGTCAGCCAGGGGAGTGTTAAAGTATGGTCTGCAGTTCAAGAAAGCAAATTTGCTCTAGAAAAGGGTTGGATTGTGGAGAAAGTTGTCGTGTTGGGGTTAGATGCAAGCAAACGAGCTAACAGTCTCGAGATCAATGGAAACGCTGTTGCGGGCGATTCGAACGTCGAGTTTTATACATCAGAACAGAGTTATTATGAGCAAGAAGAAGTGGAGGAGGTAGGAGGGGATAAGAGGAAAACTGTGATGGTAGAGGTGAGGGGATTATCATTGCCGGTTGGTAACAACTTTGAAATCTCCTGGAAAATGGGTTAA